A single Equus asinus isolate D_3611 breed Donkey chromosome 21, EquAss-T2T_v2, whole genome shotgun sequence DNA region contains:
- the RHO gene encoding rhodopsin — protein MNGTEGPNFYVPFSNKTGVVRSPFEYPQYYLAEPWQFSMLAAYMFLLIVLGFPINFLTLYVTVQHKKLRTPLNYILLNLAVADLFMVFGGFTTTLYTSLHGYFVFGPTGCNVEGFFATLGGEIALWSLVVLAIERYVVVCKPMSNFRFGENHAIMGVAFTWVMALACAAPPLVGWSRYIPEGMQCSCGIDYYTLKPEVNNESFVIYMFVVHFTIPLIVIFFCYGQLVFTVKEAAAQQQESATTQKAEKEVTRMVIIMVIAFLICWVPYASVAFYIFTHQGSNFGPIFMTLPAFFAKSAAIYNPVIYIMMNKQFRNCMITTLCCGKNPLGDDEASTTASKTETSQVAPA, from the exons ATGAACGGTACGGAGGGCCCGAACTTCTACGTGCCCTTCTCCAACAAGACGGGCGTGGTGCGCAGCCCCTTCGAGTACCCGCAGTACTACCTGGCCGAGCCGTGGCAGTTCTCCATGCTGGCCGCCTACATGTTCCTGCTGATTGTGCTCGGTTTCCCCATCAACTTCCTCACTCTCTACGTCACGGTCCAGCACAAAAAGCTGCGCACGCCTCTCAACTACATCCTGCTCAACCTGGCTGTGGCCGACCTCTTCATGGTCTTCGGCGGCTTCACCACCACCCTCTACACCTCTCTGCACGGATACTTTGTCTTCGGGCCCACGGGATGCAATGTGGAGGGCTTCTTTGCCACTCTGGGCG GTGAAATTGCACTGTGGTCCTTAGTGGTCCTGGCCATTGAGCGGTACGTGGTGGTGTGTAAGCCCATGAGCAACTTCCGCTTCGGGGAGAACCACGCCATTATGGGCGTCGCCTTCACCTGGGTCATGGCACTGGCCTGTGCTGCACCCCCCCTCGTCGGCTGGTCCAG GTACATCCCAGAGGGCATGCAGTGCTCATGCGGGATTGACTACTACACTCTCAAGCCAGAGGTCAACAATGAATCCTTCGTCATCTATATGTTCGTGGTCCACTTCACCATCCCCTTGATCGTCATCTTCTTCTGCTACGGGCAGCTGGTCTTCACAGTCAAGGAG GCAGCTGCCCAGCAACAGGAGTCAGCCACCACCCAGAAGGCCGAGAAGGAGGTCACGCGCATGGTCATCATCATGGTCATTGCTTTCCTGATCTGCTGGGTGCCCTATGCCAGTGTGGCATTCTACATCTTCACTCACCAGGGCTCCAACTTTGGCCCCATCTTCATGACCCTCCCGGCCTTCTTTGCCAAGAGCGCCGCCATCTACAACCCCGTCATCTATATCATGATGAACAAGCAG TTCCGGAACTGCATGATCACCACCCTCTGCTGCGGCAAGAACCCGCTGGGTGACGACGAGGCCTCCACCACTGCCTCCAAGACGGAGACCAGCCAGGTGGCACCAGCCTAA